The Leifsonia williamsii genome includes a region encoding these proteins:
- the fliS gene encoding flagellar export chaperone FliS, translated as MTLLNSAAALSAYNRDSVLSASPARLLTMLYDRLVLDLTRAEAALTAGDQPTAWENLGHADRIVAELASTLRVDLWDGAAGLLDLYRYVADLIASASLNRDAAKAHEALTLIEPLRDAWHEAAAQVPAAGARNGGARMYAAAAGAAGGDLGVA; from the coding sequence ATGACCCTGCTGAACTCCGCGGCCGCGCTTTCGGCCTACAACCGCGACAGCGTGCTGTCGGCGAGCCCCGCCCGGCTGCTGACGATGCTGTACGACCGGCTCGTGCTCGACCTGACCAGGGCGGAGGCGGCGCTCACCGCCGGCGACCAGCCCACCGCCTGGGAGAACCTCGGCCACGCCGACCGGATCGTCGCGGAGCTCGCCTCGACCCTGCGTGTGGACCTGTGGGACGGCGCCGCCGGCCTCCTGGACCTCTACCGCTACGTCGCCGACCTGATCGCGTCGGCCTCGCTGAACCGCGACGCGGCCAAGGCGCACGAGGCACTGACGCTGATCGAGCCGCTGCGGGACGCCTGGCATGAGGCCGCCGCGCAGGTGCCGGCGGCGGGCGCGCGTAACGGTGGCGCCCGCATGTACGCGGCGGCGGCGGGTGCTGCGGGAGGCGACCTCGGTGTCGC
- the fliD gene encoding flagellar filament capping protein FliD, which yields MGLAIDGLISGLKTTDLINSLMQVEAVPQTLLKNKVTDSQSFITALQALNTKLASLQTAAAALAKPEGTDLHTATSSSTTVTATAGPGAVDGSIDFTVDKLAQSQVVVTGPLTQWPDQPPTLTFVASDGTVKQVTATSSSLADVAAAINKAGVGVSATRVAAGLDPATGQPVYRLQLSSAKTGTEGSFTVYRGTPADVTAGTATNLLSDPGAAQVRQAQDAEVTLWAGTPAAQKVTSSTNSFTDVLPGVSVTVSALSTDPVTLTVARNDKAISDAANTLITSVNDILTMIAQKQAVSTTTNSTGGTVVTGGVFTGEVTARDTNQQLVSAVIDPIDGVSPSTYGISITSDGAVTFDKDKFAAAMAADPEKVKAAVATVAQRVADAAKTASDPYEGIVTMKIKGEQSVVKSLNDQITDWDTRLSDRRSSLERIYANLEVQLSQLQSQSSWLSGQLSSLPSGSAS from the coding sequence ATGGGCTTGGCGATCGACGGCCTCATCAGCGGTCTCAAGACCACCGACCTCATCAACTCGCTGATGCAGGTGGAGGCGGTGCCGCAGACCCTGCTCAAGAACAAGGTCACGGACTCCCAGAGCTTCATCACCGCGTTGCAGGCGCTCAACACCAAGCTCGCGTCCCTCCAGACCGCCGCCGCGGCGCTCGCGAAGCCCGAGGGCACGGACCTCCACACCGCCACCTCCAGCTCCACCACGGTCACCGCGACCGCCGGCCCCGGCGCCGTCGACGGCAGCATCGACTTCACCGTGGACAAGCTGGCCCAGTCGCAGGTGGTCGTCACGGGCCCGCTCACCCAGTGGCCCGATCAGCCGCCGACCCTCACCTTCGTCGCCTCCGACGGGACCGTGAAGCAGGTCACCGCCACCAGCTCCTCCCTCGCCGACGTCGCCGCGGCCATCAACAAGGCCGGTGTCGGCGTCAGCGCCACCCGCGTCGCCGCGGGTCTCGACCCCGCCACCGGACAGCCCGTGTACCGCCTGCAGCTCAGCTCGGCGAAGACCGGCACCGAGGGCTCCTTCACCGTCTACCGCGGCACCCCGGCCGATGTCACGGCCGGAACCGCGACGAACCTCCTCTCCGACCCGGGTGCTGCTCAAGTGCGGCAGGCGCAGGACGCCGAGGTCACCCTATGGGCGGGCACCCCCGCCGCGCAGAAGGTCACCAGCTCCACCAACTCGTTCACCGATGTGCTGCCCGGCGTGAGCGTGACGGTCAGCGCTCTCTCCACCGACCCGGTCACGCTGACGGTCGCGCGCAACGACAAGGCCATCTCCGACGCGGCGAACACGCTGATCACGAGCGTGAACGACATCCTGACGATGATCGCCCAGAAGCAGGCGGTCTCCACCACCACGAACTCCACCGGCGGCACGGTCGTCACCGGCGGCGTCTTCACCGGCGAGGTGACCGCGCGCGACACGAACCAGCAGCTCGTCAGCGCGGTGATCGACCCGATCGACGGCGTCTCCCCCTCCACCTACGGCATCAGCATCACCAGTGACGGCGCCGTGACCTTCGACAAGGACAAGTTCGCCGCAGCCATGGCCGCAGACCCCGAGAAGGTCAAGGCCGCGGTGGCGACGGTGGCCCAGCGCGTCGCCGACGCGGCGAAGACGGCGAGCGACCCCTACGAGGGCATCGTCACGATGAAGATCAAGGGCGAGCAGTCCGTGGTCAAGAGCCTCAACGACCAGATCACGGACTGGGACACCCGCCTCTCGGACCGCCGGTCGTCGCTCGAGCGGATCTACGCCAACCTCGAGGTGCAGCTCTCGCAGCTGCAGTCGCAGTCCTCCTGGCTCTCGGGCCAGCTCTCCAGCCTTCCGAGCGGGAGCGCATCATGA
- a CDS encoding flagellin — MGMQINTNIAANNAYRNLNNTQGDLSKSLEKLSSGLRINRAADDAAGLAISEGLKSQVGGLTVAARNAQDGISVVQTAEGSLTEVHSILQRMRDLAVQGGNDSNSTESRDAIQTEADELSKELYRITNGTNFNGIDLLKGGTLTFQVGAGDTANDSITVNLADVAGTVTGLASADGTAAGTVFDVTDNTAAKATITALDTAITGISTARAELGASQNRLESASRSLAVSKENLSAASSRITDTDMAEEMVKYTRSNILSQAGTAMLAQANQGNQGVLQLLR, encoded by the coding sequence ATGGGTATGCAGATCAACACCAACATCGCGGCCAACAACGCCTACCGCAACCTGAACAACACGCAGGGCGACCTCTCGAAGTCGCTCGAGAAGCTGTCCAGCGGCCTCCGCATCAACCGTGCGGCGGACGACGCGGCGGGTCTGGCCATCTCGGAGGGCCTGAAGTCGCAGGTCGGCGGTCTCACCGTCGCCGCCCGCAACGCTCAGGACGGCATCAGCGTCGTGCAGACCGCTGAAGGCTCGCTCACCGAGGTCCACTCCATCCTGCAGCGCATGCGCGACCTGGCGGTCCAGGGTGGTAACGACTCGAACTCCACCGAGTCGCGCGACGCGATCCAGACCGAGGCGGACGAGCTGAGCAAGGAGCTCTACCGCATCACCAACGGCACCAACTTCAACGGCATCGACCTGCTCAAGGGCGGCACGCTGACGTTCCAGGTGGGCGCCGGCGACACCGCCAACGACTCGATCACGGTGAACCTCGCCGACGTGGCGGGCACCGTCACCGGGCTGGCCTCGGCCGACGGCACCGCCGCCGGCACGGTCTTCGACGTGACGGACAACACCGCTGCCAAGGCGACCATCACGGCTCTCGACACCGCCATCACGGGGATCTCGACCGCTCGTGCGGAGCTCGGCGCCTCGCAGAACCGCCTCGAGTCGGCCTCGCGCAGCCTCGCGGTCTCGAAGGAGAACCTGTCGGCCGCGTCGAGCCGCATCACCGACACCGACATGGCCGAGGAGATGGTGAAGTACACCCGCTCCAACATCCTGTCGCAGGCCGGCACCGCCATGCTCGCCCAGGCCAACCAGGGCAACCAGGGCGTGCTGCAGCTCCTCCGCTAA
- a CDS encoding sigma-70 family RNA polymerase sigma factor, whose protein sequence is MNRNDRNTLVVENLPLVGYLVSDLCARATHLSRDDLASAGSVALVMAADAYDASTGVPFGAYARTRIVGALADELRAGDWATRSARKRIKATLAVQESLTAALGRTPTVDEIATALGVDRDTAAAGLADASRTVTALDETIEPLLVSETPGPEESVLTNERTAYVRAAVAALPDRMRSIVEAIYFDDRTVTEIAEELGITHSAVSQQRSEAIRLMREGMATHYADDGDPEIIEAKTSQARRSAYLARLAQHAVSHLGAPLPSSPTSARAS, encoded by the coding sequence GTGAACCGGAACGATCGCAACACGCTCGTGGTCGAGAACCTGCCACTGGTGGGCTACCTCGTCTCCGACTTGTGCGCCCGCGCGACGCACCTGTCCCGTGACGACCTGGCCTCCGCCGGGTCCGTCGCCCTGGTCATGGCCGCCGACGCCTACGACGCGTCGACCGGCGTGCCCTTCGGCGCCTACGCGCGCACCCGCATCGTCGGCGCGCTCGCCGACGAGCTGCGCGCGGGCGACTGGGCCACCCGCTCCGCCCGCAAGCGGATCAAGGCCACCCTCGCGGTGCAGGAGAGCCTGACCGCGGCCCTCGGACGCACCCCGACCGTCGACGAGATCGCGACCGCGCTGGGCGTCGACCGCGACACCGCTGCGGCGGGGCTGGCCGACGCCTCCCGCACCGTGACCGCCCTCGACGAGACGATCGAGCCGCTGCTCGTCTCCGAGACGCCGGGCCCCGAGGAGTCGGTGCTGACGAACGAGCGGACGGCCTACGTGCGCGCCGCGGTCGCGGCTCTCCCCGACCGGATGCGCTCCATCGTCGAGGCCATCTACTTCGACGACCGCACGGTCACCGAGATCGCCGAGGAGCTCGGCATCACGCACTCGGCCGTCTCGCAGCAGCGCTCCGAGGCGATCCGCCTCATGCGCGAGGGCATGGCGACGCACTACGCCGACGACGGCGACCCCGAGATCATCGAGGCCAAGACGTCGCAGGCCCGCCGCAGCGCCTATCTGGCCCGGCTGGCGCAGCACGCCGTCTCGCACCTCGGCGCACCGCTCCCCTCGTCGCCCACCTCGGCGCGAGCATCCTGA